The proteins below come from a single Candidatus Bathyarchaeota archaeon genomic window:
- a CDS encoding ribbon-helix-helix protein, CopG family has product MKIVNVRLPDKLLSEVDTLSEKHSLSRSEIMRQALTVYLHLMENAGTMLRPLSFQIKPAQIVYTRRGDVSIMKVPTGHAVVVGSTSSGAVEPKMMDKVKVDGKVLGKFLARVALMDVTATGAFPLLLSVTLGVEQEPTGNEILEGIRRETRVLGLEPNQVLLENTEDNFETVQTGAGLTVIGFANENELRLGKTVPGDLVVAVGKPKVGDEVIPAEVHGEIADLKNVVSLSQRKYVHDIVAVGSLGIANEAKMMAFAVGKQLKFSEVQGVDLEKTAGPATVVLVTVNPEKLEDLKALIPKPINVIGKII; this is encoded by the coding sequence ATGAAAATTGTTAATGTCCGTTTACCAGACAAACTACTCTCAGAAGTGGACACGCTATCTGAAAAACACAGTTTAAGCCGCTCAGAAATCATGCGCCAAGCATTAACCGTCTACCTACACCTGATGGAAAACGCGGGCACCATGCTACGACCCCTAAGCTTCCAAATCAAACCCGCCCAAATAGTCTACACTCGAAGAGGTGACGTATCAATCATGAAAGTCCCCACGGGGCACGCAGTTGTTGTGGGCTCCACCTCGTCTGGCGCGGTTGAACCAAAAATGATGGATAAAGTCAAGGTTGACGGCAAAGTCTTAGGCAAATTTTTGGCTAGAGTCGCATTGATGGATGTTACTGCAACGGGAGCCTTCCCCCTTTTGCTTTCAGTCACTTTGGGTGTTGAGCAGGAACCGACTGGAAACGAAATTTTAGAGGGCATACGCAGAGAGACACGGGTTCTGGGTTTGGAGCCTAATCAGGTTTTGCTGGAAAACACAGAGGACAATTTTGAAACCGTGCAGACGGGTGCGGGCTTAACGGTGATTGGGTTTGCAAACGAAAACGAGCTACGACTGGGAAAAACTGTGCCAGGTGACTTGGTTGTTGCGGTTGGTAAGCCTAAAGTTGGTGATGAGGTGATTCCTGCGGAGGTTCACGGTGAGATTGCTGATTTGAAAAATGTGGTTTCGCTATCGCAAAGGAAATATGTACATGACATTGTAGCGGTTGGTAGTCTTGGGATTGCTAATGAAGCAAAGATGATGGCGTTTGCTGTTGGTAAACAGTTAAAGTTTAGTGAGGTTCAAGGGGTGGATTTGGAGAAAACTGCGGGCCCAGCCACTGTGGTTTTGGTTACGGTTAATCCTGAAAAACTTGAAGATCTCAAAGCATTAATCCCTAAACCAATCAACGTTATTGGAAAAATAATTTAA
- a CDS encoding chloride channel protein produces the protein MSRISEGLEYYLLVVGVGLIAASVSTSFYLLYQQLWSLTEQALTISVFLIVPLSFLAIGLPYFLVKRFAKNKNTGSGTHTVLEAYHLTNGEINLEDSLVKPTAGMLTIGLGGSAGPEGPSLLVGGGVASAIARRFKIHSDLRRRLFIAGAAAGLAATFRTPLTGILFALEIPYKNDLDRETFIEAVVASVPAYLFSIAVLGSEPIFGPVLTTEITYDAILLSLLLGIICGLYAVFFTKTFAWMGEVSFKIRKKVGNAGLICIAASFLSISGILSLYTIGVGLNFTSAIIQGTSLSLLAVVLIVLLKTFATSFTLNFGGSGGLFFPTIVIGSGIGYIFAQLFNVNYAVMFVAVGMAALVGATHKVLLTPVAFVVETLGGLFAIPALLANVVSYVVSGKHSFYPLQPRTRLKAEELALERFFLRAQKVVPEKLKKTTLKDTMTRTPVYLHHGSTVKDALIIFEDTKLRVLPVVDNLGHVIGVLNLEDIGFIDVSRHSLNLSKTILHSPVLVREQTSLEETARLMLETQQDHLFVENDDGSLIGVVSGIDVVKKIVELLSGS, from the coding sequence ATGAGTAGAATTAGTGAAGGCTTAGAGTATTACTTGCTGGTTGTCGGAGTTGGTTTAATAGCTGCCTCTGTTTCAACTAGCTTTTACCTTCTCTATCAGCAACTATGGAGCCTAACCGAACAAGCCTTAACCATCTCAGTATTCCTAATTGTTCCCCTGTCATTTCTGGCAATAGGCTTACCATATTTTCTGGTTAAACGCTTCGCAAAAAACAAAAACACTGGTTCAGGCACCCACACCGTGCTTGAAGCCTACCATTTAACAAACGGCGAAATCAACCTTGAGGATTCCTTAGTAAAACCCACCGCTGGAATGCTAACTATTGGCTTAGGTGGAAGTGCAGGTCCTGAAGGTCCCAGTTTGCTGGTGGGCGGCGGGGTTGCCTCTGCGATCGCAAGACGATTTAAAATTCACTCTGATTTGCGAAGACGCCTCTTTATTGCGGGTGCCGCGGCTGGATTGGCTGCAACTTTCCGCACTCCCTTGACGGGTATTTTGTTTGCTTTAGAAATTCCCTACAAAAACGATTTGGACAGGGAAACTTTCATTGAAGCTGTTGTGGCCTCTGTTCCAGCGTACCTGTTCTCAATAGCTGTATTGGGCAGTGAACCAATTTTTGGTCCAGTATTAACCACGGAGATAACTTATGACGCAATTCTGCTCTCTTTATTACTGGGCATAATTTGCGGTTTATATGCTGTGTTCTTCACCAAAACGTTTGCTTGGATGGGCGAGGTAAGCTTTAAAATAAGAAAAAAAGTCGGTAACGCGGGTCTAATTTGCATTGCAGCCTCTTTTTTGAGTATTTCAGGCATCTTGTCACTATACACCATCGGAGTTGGCTTAAACTTTACAAGTGCAATCATTCAGGGAACAAGCCTTAGCCTTCTTGCTGTGGTCTTAATTGTTTTGCTGAAAACTTTCGCGACATCCTTCACTCTCAATTTTGGTGGAAGCGGTGGATTATTCTTCCCAACAATTGTTATAGGCTCAGGCATAGGCTACATTTTTGCTCAACTTTTCAACGTAAACTATGCTGTAATGTTCGTAGCAGTGGGCATGGCCGCGCTGGTTGGAGCAACACATAAAGTCCTGCTAACCCCTGTTGCTTTCGTGGTGGAAACGTTAGGTGGACTTTTCGCTATACCCGCTTTGCTTGCTAACGTGGTAAGTTATGTAGTATCAGGAAAACACTCGTTCTATCCTCTTCAGCCTAGAACACGGCTAAAAGCTGAAGAGTTAGCTTTGGAGCGTTTCTTCCTTAGAGCCCAAAAAGTGGTGCCTGAAAAACTAAAGAAAACAACCCTGAAGGATACCATGACCCGAACACCTGTTTACCTTCATCATGGTAGCACTGTGAAGGATGCGCTGATTATTTTTGAAGACACAAAACTACGTGTTCTTCCAGTAGTGGACAATTTAGGACATGTAATTGGAGTGCTCAACTTGGAGGACATAGGCTTTATTGATGTTTCACGGCATTCCCTTAATCTATCCAAAACCATTCTGCATAGCCCCGTGCTTGTTAGAGAACAAACCAGTCTTGAAGAAACCGCCCGGTTAATGTTGGAAACTCAGCAAGACCATCTTTTCGTGGAGAATGATGATGGTTCTTTGATTGGTGTGGTTTCAGGTATTGATGTGGTCAAAAAAATCGTGGAGTTACTGTCTGGCTCTTAA
- a CDS encoding phosphopantetheine adenylyltransferase — translation MQFKRVAVGGTFDELHRGHKALLTRAFEVGGHVVIGLTSDTFVSKLHKTHQTSPYNKRLNELMAYLQAQGLADRADVEALNDPFGSAATDNSIDAIVVSKETYPIAEKINQKRKNTNLSPLEIVTVGMVPAENHVPISTTRICGGEIDREGHLLKTRG, via the coding sequence ATGCAGTTCAAAAGAGTTGCAGTCGGCGGAACCTTTGATGAACTACATAGGGGACACAAAGCCCTACTTACTCGTGCTTTCGAAGTTGGCGGGCATGTGGTTATCGGTTTAACCTCTGACACGTTTGTTTCTAAACTGCACAAAACCCACCAAACTAGCCCTTACAATAAACGATTAAACGAGTTAATGGCTTACCTTCAAGCACAAGGGTTAGCAGATAGAGCTGATGTTGAAGCATTAAACGACCCTTTCGGTTCAGCAGCAACTGACAACAGCATTGACGCAATAGTGGTAAGCAAAGAAACCTATCCGATAGCAGAAAAAATCAATCAAAAACGCAAAAACACCAACCTATCCCCTCTCGAAATAGTAACTGTAGGCATGGTTCCAGCGGAAAATCATGTTCCAATTTCAACCACACGGATTTGCGGTGGCGAAATTGACCGGGAAGGGCACCTGCTGAAAACACGTGGGTAA
- a CDS encoding nucleotide sugar dehydrogenase translates to MFEDLFHPDRIVIGSHNQKAGDQVATLYEAFYGKDLPTVIRTSLATAELIKYASNSFLATKISFINTMANLCEKIPGADVKVVAAAMGMDKRIGGLFLNAGLGYGGSCFPKDIKALIAAAKSLGYPLDLLEEVENVNHTQPLKAVTLCKELLNAPLKGKTVSLLGLSFKADTDDMREARVIPIVEQLLTEGADVKAYDPVAMGVAQGIFGDKITYAKSARDCLCGADCAVLVTEWEEFKQLEPEDFIVNMKTPVLVDGRRIYDAKVFGEKMRFRAIGLGYPKEGK, encoded by the coding sequence GTGTTTGAAGACCTCTTCCATCCCGACCGCATCGTAATTGGCTCACATAATCAGAAAGCAGGCGACCAAGTAGCCACCCTGTACGAAGCATTCTACGGCAAAGACCTACCCACAGTAATCCGAACCAGCCTCGCAACCGCTGAACTCATCAAATACGCCAGCAACAGCTTCCTAGCCACAAAAATCAGCTTCATCAACACCATGGCAAATCTGTGCGAAAAAATCCCAGGCGCAGACGTAAAAGTCGTAGCAGCAGCCATGGGCATGGACAAACGCATCGGCGGACTGTTTTTGAATGCGGGCTTAGGCTATGGCGGCTCATGTTTCCCCAAAGACATCAAAGCCTTAATCGCCGCAGCAAAATCGCTCGGTTACCCCTTAGATCTTTTGGAAGAAGTGGAAAATGTCAACCACACTCAACCACTTAAAGCCGTGACGCTCTGCAAAGAACTGCTAAATGCGCCACTGAAGGGCAAAACGGTATCTCTATTGGGGTTGTCATTTAAAGCAGACACAGACGATATGAGGGAAGCCCGAGTAATTCCAATAGTTGAGCAACTTCTAACAGAAGGCGCAGATGTAAAAGCATATGACCCCGTGGCGATGGGTGTTGCCCAAGGAATTTTTGGCGACAAAATCACATATGCCAAATCTGCTAGGGATTGTCTCTGCGGCGCAGACTGTGCGGTGTTGGTTACGGAGTGGGAAGAGTTCAAGCAACTCGAACCTGAAGACTTCATTGTTAACATGAAAACGCCAGTTCTGGTTGACGGCAGACGAATCTATGACGCAAAGGTGTTTGGCGAAAAAATGCGGTTTCGAGCCATAGGTCTTGGCTATCCTAAAGAGGGCAAATAG
- a CDS encoding dTDP-4-dehydrorhamnose 3,5-epimerase family protein gives MLKGLIIKPIKRFPDERDIFSEVMRTDWKDLFGEDKIAQANCSITYPSIIRAWHRHLRGQVDYFLVLKGQIKIGVYDDESGELDEVISSDAAMQIVRVPGQYWHGFKAVGVEPAMLLYFTTNLYNPQDPDEERRAWNDPTLIPKSVNGNEKDCRVGKVWDWNLSPNK, from the coding sequence ATGCTTAAAGGGTTAATAATTAAGCCGATAAAACGTTTCCCAGACGAAAGAGACATCTTTTCAGAGGTAATGCGAACAGACTGGAAAGACCTTTTTGGCGAAGACAAAATCGCCCAAGCTAACTGCTCAATCACTTACCCAAGCATTATCAGGGCATGGCACAGGCACCTGCGGGGGCAAGTGGATTACTTTCTGGTTTTAAAGGGACAAATCAAAATCGGTGTTTACGATGATGAAAGCGGCGAACTAGACGAAGTCATCTCCAGCGATGCGGCCATGCAGATTGTCCGTGTTCCAGGGCAGTACTGGCATGGTTTCAAAGCTGTGGGTGTTGAGCCCGCGATGCTGCTTTATTTTACAACTAACCTGTATAATCCACAAGACCCAGATGAGGAACGCAGAGCATGGAATGACCCCACATTGATTCCTAAATCTGTTAATGGTAATGAGAAGGATTGTCGGGTTGGTAAAGTTTGGGATTGGAATCTCTCACCAAACAAGTAG
- the rfbB gene encoding dTDP-glucose 4,6-dehydratase, which translates to MKVLVTGGLGFIGSNFCKYLLANYPDWELINVDKIGIGANPANLKDIENNKQYTFIKGDICNPQLMNRLIHQVDMIVNIAAETHVDRSIADPYIFLQNNTIGTYTILESIRRHNHKARFLQVSTDEVYGEAIEGSFTENTPPRPGNPYSASKAAADMFVLSYHKTFGLNVVITRCTNNFGPYQLPEKLIPKTVIRTLRDLPIPIYGTGQNVRDWIHVEDHCSAVATVLEKGKAGEIYNVSAGNEVTNITIAKKIISQLNKPESLITFVEDRPGHDTRYSLDSSKLRQELGWVPKHKFEESLESTITWYLNNEHWWSPFATDVILHPTPWKIGGLH; encoded by the coding sequence ATGAAGGTTTTAGTGACTGGCGGTTTAGGGTTTATCGGAAGCAACTTTTGCAAGTACCTACTTGCAAACTATCCAGATTGGGAACTGATTAACGTTGACAAAATCGGGATTGGCGCTAACCCAGCCAACCTAAAAGACATAGAGAACAATAAACAGTACACTTTCATAAAAGGCGATATCTGCAACCCCCAACTCATGAACAGGCTAATCCATCAAGTAGACATGATAGTGAACATCGCCGCGGAAACACACGTTGACAGAAGCATCGCTGACCCCTACATATTCCTGCAAAACAACACCATCGGCACATACACCATCCTCGAATCCATCAGAAGACACAACCATAAAGCAAGGTTTCTGCAGGTTTCAACAGACGAGGTTTACGGAGAAGCCATTGAAGGCTCATTTACCGAGAACACGCCGCCAAGACCAGGCAACCCATACTCAGCTTCAAAAGCCGCCGCGGACATGTTCGTGCTCTCATACCACAAAACCTTCGGCTTAAACGTGGTTATTACCCGCTGCACCAACAATTTTGGTCCATACCAGCTACCTGAAAAACTTATTCCCAAAACCGTTATCCGCACCCTGCGTGATTTGCCGATTCCCATTTACGGCACTGGACAAAACGTTCGCGACTGGATACACGTTGAGGATCACTGCTCAGCTGTTGCAACAGTTCTGGAGAAGGGCAAAGCAGGCGAAATCTACAACGTATCCGCAGGCAACGAAGTAACAAACATTACCATAGCTAAAAAAATCATCAGCCAACTCAACAAGCCTGAAAGCTTAATCACGTTTGTAGAAGACCGCCCTGGACATGACACACGCTACAGCTTAGACTCATCCAAACTAAGGCAAGAGCTTGGGTGGGTGCCAAAGCACAAGTTTGAAGAATCTTTGGAGTCAACCATCACATGGTACCTAAATAATGAGCACTGGTGGAGTCCGTTTGCAACTGACGTAATCTTGCATCCCACGCCCTGGAAGATTGGTGGACTTCATTGA
- the rfbD gene encoding dTDP-4-dehydrorhamnose reductase, giving the protein MKLLITGASGLYGSKLAKMALERGFDVYASDIQELSVYGKYVKMDVADRAMVKEVFEKVKPDAVVHAATLTDVDKCEQNQSLAWKINVEGTENIVQSVQDVGSYLVYISTDYVFSGKKGNYTETDTPDPINYYGLTKLKAEQVVKDLLPNYFIARPSVIYGATPAAGKINFALWVIEQLRRCEKIRIVTDQWNTPTLNTNLAEMTLEAVERKLTGTFHLCGASRISRYEFAQKIADAFGLSINYIEPVEASIFTWPAKRPVDSSLSTVKAQCTLKCKPMEIYGAVQQLKREIVDQKT; this is encoded by the coding sequence TTGAAACTGCTAATTACGGGCGCAAGCGGACTGTATGGGTCCAAGCTTGCCAAGATGGCACTTGAGCGGGGTTTTGATGTTTACGCCTCAGACATTCAAGAACTCAGCGTTTACGGCAAATACGTGAAAATGGATGTTGCTGACAGGGCAATGGTGAAAGAGGTTTTTGAGAAAGTTAAACCTGACGCTGTGGTTCATGCTGCAACATTAACTGACGTGGACAAGTGTGAGCAGAATCAGAGTCTTGCATGGAAAATCAACGTTGAAGGAACCGAAAATATCGTGCAGTCCGTGCAGGATGTAGGCTCGTATCTAGTTTATATTTCGACAGATTACGTTTTCAGCGGCAAAAAAGGCAACTACACCGAAACCGACACGCCAGACCCCATCAACTATTACGGCTTAACCAAACTCAAAGCAGAACAAGTAGTCAAAGACTTACTGCCAAACTACTTTATTGCGCGTCCCAGCGTCATTTACGGAGCCACCCCAGCAGCGGGAAAAATCAATTTTGCACTCTGGGTTATCGAACAGCTTCGAAGGTGTGAAAAAATCCGCATAGTCACCGACCAATGGAACACACCAACACTTAACACTAACTTGGCAGAGATGACTCTTGAAGCGGTTGAGCGAAAACTCACAGGCACATTCCATTTGTGTGGTGCTTCACGGATTAGCCGCTATGAGTTTGCCCAAAAAATCGCCGACGCTTTCGGGTTGAGTATTAACTATATTGAACCAGTTGAAGCATCCATTTTCACTTGGCCAGCAAAACGTCCCGTAGATTCATCACTTAGCACCGTGAAAGCCCAGTGTACACTAAAATGTAAGCCGATGGAGATTTACGGGGCAGTGCAGCAGTTGAAAAGAGAGATTGTAGACCAAAAAACCTGA
- a CDS encoding ribonuclease P yields the protein MKKETKSSSIKQIARQRIDTLFSLAEAQVKTNPALCRRYIELARRIAMSARVSLPKEYRRRLCKKCNSLLVHGYNCRVRIQQKREPHVVVTCLNCGCQSRYMLNKKEKK from the coding sequence TTGAAAAAAGAAACAAAATCCTCATCGATTAAGCAGATTGCAAGGCAACGCATAGACACACTATTTAGCTTAGCTGAGGCACAAGTGAAAACTAACCCCGCGCTTTGCAGGCGCTACATTGAGTTGGCTCGAAGGATTGCGATGTCCGCAAGAGTATCTTTGCCCAAAGAGTACAGGCGTAGATTGTGCAAAAAATGTAATAGTCTGCTGGTGCATGGTTACAATTGCAGAGTGAGAATTCAACAAAAACGAGAACCTCACGTTGTAGTTACATGTTTAAACTGCGGATGTCAAAGCCGCTACATGCTAAACAAGAAGGAAAAAAAATAA
- a CDS encoding YhbY family RNA-binding protein — protein sequence MNEITTRMKRHVRHVLKDENPTVWVGKEGLTTQLVAEIEKQLQKNKMVKIRILPAALVGDNTAEKIATAAAEQTEAALVEVRGHVFILFRKRRKPETTKPA from the coding sequence ATGAACGAAATAACAACACGAATGAAACGCCATGTGCGGCACGTCCTTAAAGACGAAAACCCAACAGTTTGGGTTGGAAAAGAAGGCTTGACCACGCAGTTGGTAGCTGAAATCGAAAAACAATTACAAAAAAACAAAATGGTAAAAATCCGCATACTTCCCGCTGCCTTAGTAGGCGATAACACTGCAGAAAAAATTGCAACAGCCGCAGCAGAGCAAACTGAGGCGGCGCTGGTTGAGGTTAGAGGGCACGTTTTCATACTGTTCCGCAAACGCAGAAAGCCAGAGACCACAAAACCTGCCTAA
- the pfdA gene encoding prefoldin subunit alpha — MAVHDHSHDEEELRKLSMEMRYLEQTAETLQQRISMINAAINDLTYANETLEGIEKEKENSELLIPIGGSAYMKFKLADSDKVIISLGAGVSVEKTLAEAKATIKERTEELEKTLQAGQQQFQQVAERLGSSRNRAQTILANVREGKQ, encoded by the coding sequence TTGGCAGTTCACGACCACAGCCACGATGAAGAAGAACTTCGCAAGCTCAGCATGGAAATGCGCTACCTTGAACAAACCGCTGAAACCCTTCAGCAACGCATCAGCATGATTAATGCTGCCATAAACGACTTAACCTATGCCAACGAAACCTTAGAAGGCATAGAGAAGGAAAAAGAAAACTCTGAACTTCTTATTCCAATCGGCGGAAGCGCATACATGAAATTTAAGCTCGCCGACTCTGACAAAGTAATAATCTCTCTTGGCGCAGGCGTCTCGGTTGAAAAAACCTTAGCTGAAGCAAAAGCAACAATAAAAGAGCGCACTGAAGAGCTTGAAAAAACTCTGCAAGCTGGACAACAGCAGTTCCAGCAGGTTGCGGAACGTTTAGGTTCAAGCCGAAACCGCGCTCAAACAATACTTGCCAACGTACGAGAAGGGAAACAGTAA
- the rpl18a gene encoding 50S ribosomal protein L18Ae produces MKVFKVTGQISKPELNTPFAKEVMAEKKEHAVEKVYAEIGSKHRVRRYHIKITSAEEVSEENIENPILKKMLSEA; encoded by the coding sequence ATGAAAGTTTTCAAAGTAACGGGCCAAATCAGCAAGCCTGAGCTTAACACTCCATTCGCTAAAGAAGTGATGGCTGAGAAAAAAGAGCATGCCGTAGAGAAAGTTTATGCTGAAATCGGCAGCAAGCACCGTGTCAGAAGGTACCACATAAAAATCACTTCAGCCGAAGAAGTCTCTGAAGAAAACATTGAAAACCCAATTCTTAAAAAAATGCTCTCTGAGGCATAA
- a CDS encoding translation initiation factor IF-6, whose protein sequence is MTVYLSSIVGSPSIGVYSLATENVVAIPIMVPKKKAQEFADWLKVKLIHTSISGSVLIGALACANNNGMLLPNSIREEELEHIKEGYSGNITVMATKKTAYGNLVLTNDKGAVADPRLKPTEIQKISDTLGVEVVQTEIAGLPYVGSLACATNKGVLAHPMLKEEEKKTLESVFKVPVDVGTVNCGVPYVGTGLIGNSGAAVAGSMTTGPEMFIIEHALDTL, encoded by the coding sequence GTGACTGTTTACTTGTCCAGCATCGTTGGAAGCCCCAGCATCGGCGTGTACTCTTTGGCAACTGAAAACGTAGTTGCCATACCTATTATGGTTCCTAAAAAGAAAGCCCAAGAATTTGCAGACTGGCTCAAAGTCAAACTTATCCACACCTCCATCAGCGGAAGCGTCCTCATCGGCGCTTTAGCATGCGCAAACAACAACGGCATGCTACTCCCAAACAGCATACGCGAAGAAGAACTCGAACACATCAAAGAAGGCTACAGCGGCAACATCACCGTTATGGCAACCAAAAAAACCGCGTACGGCAACCTTGTTCTTACTAACGATAAAGGCGCAGTAGCGGATCCCCGCCTAAAACCTACTGAAATACAGAAAATTTCTGACACGTTAGGTGTGGAAGTTGTTCAGACTGAAATCGCTGGGTTACCCTACGTGGGCTCATTGGCTTGCGCAACTAACAAGGGTGTGCTGGCTCATCCGATGCTAAAAGAGGAAGAAAAGAAAACGCTGGAAAGCGTTTTTAAAGTTCCAGTGGATGTGGGCACGGTTAATTGTGGTGTTCCTTATGTTGGAACGGGATTGATTGGTAATAGTGGTGCTGCGGTTGCTGGCTCCATGACAACTGGTCCTGAAATGTTCATTATTGAACACGCTTTGGACACTTTATAA
- a CDS encoding 50S ribosomal protein L31e, protein MYTVPLQKANIRPPKKRSPRAMQLLKIFMVKHMKLDVRVDEDEDAEDLPQLIVAPEVNEKIWSKGIEKPPRRIRVRAAKDKDGNVTVFLAENQ, encoded by the coding sequence ATATACACTGTTCCACTGCAAAAAGCAAACATTCGCCCACCAAAGAAACGTTCACCACGCGCCATGCAACTGCTCAAAATTTTCATGGTTAAACACATGAAACTTGACGTTCGCGTTGACGAGGACGAAGACGCAGAAGATTTGCCACAGTTGATTGTAGCCCCAGAAGTTAACGAGAAAATCTGGAGCAAAGGCATCGAAAAGCCCCCCCGCCGAATCCGTGTGCGCGCAGCCAAAGACAAAGACGGCAACGTTACGGTTTTCCTCGCTGAAAACCAGTAA
- the rpl39e gene encoding 50S ribosomal protein L39e (part of the polypeptide exit tunnel in the 50S ribosomal complex) has protein sequence MARVKPTAKKRRLAKAGKSSVSVPTWVMARTDGTVRVNPKSRRNWRMSKIKP, from the coding sequence ATGGCACGTGTAAAACCAACCGCAAAAAAACGCAGGCTAGCTAAAGCTGGCAAATCATCAGTGTCTGTTCCAACTTGGGTTATGGCCAGAACTGACGGTACAGTTAGAGTTAATCCTAAAAGCAGACGCAACTGGCGTATGAGCAAAATAAAGCCTTAG
- a CDS encoding DNA-binding protein has protein sequence MNEMSDAELEAIRKRKLLSMQQKVSAEDKQAQAEQQIEAQKQALLRQILSPEARERLNNLKMVKAEFIEQLELQLIQMAQTGKMPIPLSDAQLKQILVQLQSRKRDIKITRI, from the coding sequence ATAAATGAGATGTCGGATGCAGAGCTTGAAGCAATTCGCAAAAGAAAACTTTTGTCGATGCAGCAAAAAGTAAGTGCTGAAGATAAACAAGCTCAAGCCGAACAACAAATTGAAGCTCAAAAACAGGCTCTTCTCAGGCAAATATTGAGCCCTGAAGCGCGGGAAAGACTAAATAACCTGAAAATGGTTAAAGCCGAGTTTATTGAGCAGCTCGAGTTGCAGTTAATTCAGATGGCACAGACAGGCAAAATGCCTATACCGCTCTCTGACGCGCAGCTTAAGCAAATCCTAGTTCAGCTTCAATCTCGGAAGCGAGACATAAAAATTACGAGGATATGA
- a CDS encoding 30S ribosomal protein S19e, translating to MTTPHDVPASKYIDRLAKYLRENVDEVQPLPWSAIAKTGTHVEKQPQNANWWYIRAASVLRKVYVHGPIGLEALRADYGGRKNRGSKTDKVTKAGGSAIRKVLQQLESAGLVQVVRPKGRVVTPKGRKLMQEVAGDLQKELVKVVPELKKYQGE from the coding sequence TTGACAACTCCTCATGATGTTCCAGCATCAAAATACATAGACCGATTAGCAAAGTATCTTAGGGAAAACGTTGACGAAGTTCAACCACTCCCATGGTCAGCAATCGCTAAAACAGGCACCCATGTTGAAAAACAACCCCAGAATGCAAACTGGTGGTACATACGCGCCGCATCTGTTCTGCGTAAAGTTTACGTTCACGGTCCAATCGGGCTAGAAGCTCTTCGCGCTGACTATGGCGGAAGAAAAAACCGCGGTAGCAAAACAGACAAAGTTACCAAAGCTGGCGGAAGCGCTATTCGTAAAGTTCTTCAGCAACTTGAATCAGCAGGTTTAGTCCAAGTTGTGAGACCTAAAGGACGTGTAGTTACTCCGAAGGGTCGCAAGTTGATGCAAGAAGTTGCTGGTGATTTGCAGAAAGAACTGGTTAAAGTTGTCCCTGAACTGAAGAAGTATCAAGGCGAATAA